In Tenebrio molitor chromosome 6, icTenMoli1.1, whole genome shotgun sequence, one genomic interval encodes:
- the HDAC11 gene encoding histone deacetylase 11 isoform X2 yields METSLYLDITPEQWPVVYRPEYNVRFLGLEKIHPFDAGKWGNIFKLLKTAGLVDESRIAVPNEATKEDLLVVHTKKYLKSLNCSFNVAAIAEVPPLCLVPNYLVQRGYLRPMRYQTGGSILAGKLALERGWAINVGGGFHHCSGSKGGGFCVYADITLLIHFVFNHHPRTVQNVMIVDLDAHQGNGYQRDFKDNPNVYIIDVYNKGIYPFDGRAKDYINRKVELRHFTEDGEYLDEVAKNFDEALREFSPQLIVYNAGTDILKGDPLGCLSVSPQGIIERDELVFRKARAHNIPIVMLTSGGYLKKTARIIATSIVNLHEMGLIRGPPPRY; encoded by the exons ATGGA gacgagtttgtATTTGGACATTACTCCAGAGCAGTGGCCTGTTGTTTATCGTCCCGAGTACAACGTCCGCTTCCTGGGGTTGGAGAAAATCCACCCCTTCGACGCCGGCAAGTGGGGCAACATCTTCAAATTGTTAAAAACTGCAGGACTGGTCGACGAGAGCAGGATCGCGGTGCCAAATGAAGCAACAAAAGAAGACTTATTGGTGGTGCACACCAAAAAATACCTCAAGAGTCTGAAc TGCAGCTTCAACGTGGCTGCCATAGCGGAGGTGCCTCCGCTGTGCTTGGTGCCAAATTATCTGGTCCAGAGGGGGTACCTGCGCCCCATGCGGTACCAGACCGGCGGCTCGATTTTGGCGGGCAAGCTAGCGCTGGAGCGGGGTTGGGCGATAAACGTCGGGGGCGGGTTCCACCACTGCAGCGGGAGCAAAGGTGGCGGGTTCTGTGTGTACGCTGATATAACGCTATTGATCCATTTTGTGTTTAATCATCACCCGAGGACCGTTCAAAACGTCATGATCGTGGATTTAGACGCTCATCAGGGTAATGGATACCAGCGGGATTTTAAAGATAATCCGAACGTCTACATCATAGACGTCTATAATAAAGGGATTTATCCGTTTGATGGACGCGCCAAGGACTACATCAATAGAAAAGTCGAGCTGCGTCATTTTACCGAGGACGGGGAGTATCTGGACGAAGTTGCCAAAAACTTTGATGAAGCTCTAAGGGAGTTTAGTCCGCAACTGATCGTTTATAACGCGGGGACGGATATCCTGAAAGGGGACCCTCTCGGTTGTTTATCGGTATCTCCGCAG GGGATAATTGAAAGAGATGAATTGGTGTTTCGCAAGGCCCGCGCCCACAACATCCCGATAGTGATGCTAACGAGCGGCGGTTACTTGAAGAAAACGGCGAGAATTATAGCCACTTCCATCGTAAATCTGCACGAAATGGGCCTTATACGGGGGCCCCCTCCtcgatattaa
- the HDAC11 gene encoding histone deacetylase 11 isoform X1 codes for MEQTKIYSGSRTSLYLDITPEQWPVVYRPEYNVRFLGLEKIHPFDAGKWGNIFKLLKTAGLVDESRIAVPNEATKEDLLVVHTKKYLKSLNCSFNVAAIAEVPPLCLVPNYLVQRGYLRPMRYQTGGSILAGKLALERGWAINVGGGFHHCSGSKGGGFCVYADITLLIHFVFNHHPRTVQNVMIVDLDAHQGNGYQRDFKDNPNVYIIDVYNKGIYPFDGRAKDYINRKVELRHFTEDGEYLDEVAKNFDEALREFSPQLIVYNAGTDILKGDPLGCLSVSPQGIIERDELVFRKARAHNIPIVMLTSGGYLKKTARIIATSIVNLHEMGLIRGPPPRY; via the exons ATGGA aCAAACAAAGATTTACTCTggttcaaggacgagtttgtATTTGGACATTACTCCAGAGCAGTGGCCTGTTGTTTATCGTCCCGAGTACAACGTCCGCTTCCTGGGGTTGGAGAAAATCCACCCCTTCGACGCCGGCAAGTGGGGCAACATCTTCAAATTGTTAAAAACTGCAGGACTGGTCGACGAGAGCAGGATCGCGGTGCCAAATGAAGCAACAAAAGAAGACTTATTGGTGGTGCACACCAAAAAATACCTCAAGAGTCTGAAc TGCAGCTTCAACGTGGCTGCCATAGCGGAGGTGCCTCCGCTGTGCTTGGTGCCAAATTATCTGGTCCAGAGGGGGTACCTGCGCCCCATGCGGTACCAGACCGGCGGCTCGATTTTGGCGGGCAAGCTAGCGCTGGAGCGGGGTTGGGCGATAAACGTCGGGGGCGGGTTCCACCACTGCAGCGGGAGCAAAGGTGGCGGGTTCTGTGTGTACGCTGATATAACGCTATTGATCCATTTTGTGTTTAATCATCACCCGAGGACCGTTCAAAACGTCATGATCGTGGATTTAGACGCTCATCAGGGTAATGGATACCAGCGGGATTTTAAAGATAATCCGAACGTCTACATCATAGACGTCTATAATAAAGGGATTTATCCGTTTGATGGACGCGCCAAGGACTACATCAATAGAAAAGTCGAGCTGCGTCATTTTACCGAGGACGGGGAGTATCTGGACGAAGTTGCCAAAAACTTTGATGAAGCTCTAAGGGAGTTTAGTCCGCAACTGATCGTTTATAACGCGGGGACGGATATCCTGAAAGGGGACCCTCTCGGTTGTTTATCGGTATCTCCGCAG GGGATAATTGAAAGAGATGAATTGGTGTTTCGCAAGGCCCGCGCCCACAACATCCCGATAGTGATGCTAACGAGCGGCGGTTACTTGAAGAAAACGGCGAGAATTATAGCCACTTCCATCGTAAATCTGCACGAAATGGGCCTTATACGGGGGCCCCCTCCtcgatattaa
- the LOC138133204 gene encoding sodium channel and clathrin linker 1-like isoform X1 yields MINSGDFSVQNFQSLIQNYEAALRDVTGELDTVQADHDTIRRALSENTHLSAELNRILSDRGRVSVEHKYKDTDFIDNLKLQLKIVVDEKNQAIKLWQNATAMVEQLEGELRVYHENTEGLIPKSQLIQLKQSYEDKLNELQETVTRTKTKLEETINLKSKELQIKDKEITGTLQSQDNTFKIIKNLESEVLNLQQRLNDANGDKDQLEKSVRIKNEEMEALKNRVKECKAKVEEALHVVEAALNEKDAALLREAEAKEETARLSQTLSEFIDETDTKIKTIRTEHETQVEHLKQAFQTSQEMIKLKESEIENYARKCAFLETETEKLRKCGAYADDTGVSKILLLEKSFEGTFQKLLLSEKHNIQLKSEVDSIKSDIDNMSHYYERDINAREAEKSALKGEIKKLKMELDENLLKVSQSTETIDNLKEKMSAMELSFKEQIKETKSSFQQTCVEREVVESFHNQLVEELQEQLVSQTEINKKWRAETKNITEQLERIITELKTANNKMKQENRALNERLKEANLKMFEYRKFLEMISQDVTKITTITLPESTGECAS; encoded by the exons ATGATCAATTCCGGAGATTTTAGCGTGCA AAATTTTCAGTCACTTATCCAAAACTATGAAGCGGCTCTTAGGGATGTCACCGGTGAGTTGGACACAGTCCAG GCTGACCACGACACCATCAGGAGAGCTTTGAGCGAAAATACTCACCTGAGCGCTGAACTGAACAGGATTTTGTCTGACAGGGGTAGAGTTAGCGTGGAACACAAGTACAAAGATACCGATTTTATCGACAACTTGAAACTGCAACTCAAGATCGTGGTAGATGAGAAAAATCAAGCGATCAAGCTGTGGCAAAATGCCACCGCGATGGTTGAACAACTGGAAGGGGAACTCCGAGTATACCACGAAAACACGGAGGGGCTCATCCCCAAATCTCAACTAATACAA TTGAAACAGTCATACGAGGATAAACTGAACGAACTGCAAGAAACCGTGACCCGGACCAAGACCAAACTAGAAGAAACGATCAACTTGAAGTCCAAGGAGTTGCAAATCAAAGACAAAGAGATCACTGGGACGCTTCAAAGTCAAGACAACACCTTCAAGATAATCAAGAATCTTGAAAGCGAGGTCTTGAACCTTCAACAAAGACTGAACGATGCGAACGGAGACAAAGACCAGTTGGAAAAGAGTGTTAGGATCAAGAATGAAGAAATGGAGGCGCTCAAGAACAGGGTGAAGGAGTGCAAGGCGAAAGTCGAGGAGGCCTTGCATGTTGTGGAGGCGGCGTTGAACGAGAAGGACGCGGCGCTGCTGCGCGAGGCGGAAGCGAAAG AAGAAACAGCTCGACTGTCACAGACCTTGTCAGAGTTCATCGACGAGACCGACACGAAGATAAAAACGATCAGAACCGAGCACGAAACCCAAGTGGAACATTTGAAACAAGCGTTTCAAACCAGCCAAGAGATGATCAAGTTGAAAGAGTCGGAAATCGAGAACTACGCAAGAAAGTGCGCGTTCCTCGAGACCGAAACGGAAAAGCTCCGGAAATGCGGAGCCTACGCCGATGACACCGGAGTGTCGAAAATCTTGCTCTTGGAAAAGAGTTTCGAGGgcacttttcaaaaattg TTGCTTTCAGAGAAGCACAATATCCAGTTGAAGTCGGAAGTGGACTCGATCAAGAGCGACATAGACAACATGTCGCACTACTACGAGAGGGACATCAACGCCCGCGAGGCGGAAAAGTCGGCGCTGAAGGGGGAGATCAAGAAGTTGAAGATGGAGCTGGACGAGAATCTTCTGAAGGTGAGCCAAAGCACGGAGACGATCGACAACTTGAAGGAGAAGATGTCGGCGATGGAGTTGAGCTTCAAGGAGCAGATCAAAGAGACGAAGAGTtcttttcaacagacgtgcGTCGAGAGAGAGGTGGTGGAAAGTTTCCACAACCAGCTGGTTGAAGAGCTGCAAGAGCAACTGGTCTCGCAGACGGAAATCAATAAGAAGTGGCGAGCGGAGACGAAGAACATCACCGAACAGTTGGAAAGAATCATCACGGAATTGAAGACGGCCAACAACAAGATGAAACAAGAGAACAGAGCGCTTAACGAGAGACTGAAAGAAGCCAACTTGAAGATGTTCGAATATCGGAAATTCCTGGAGATGATCTCGCAGGACGTAACCAAGATCACAACCATAACCTTGCCCGAGAGCACCGGTGAGTGCGCCAGCTGA
- the LOC138133204 gene encoding sodium channel and clathrin linker 1-like isoform X2, with amino-acid sequence MKRLLGMSPADHDTIRRALSENTHLSAELNRILSDRGRVSVEHKYKDTDFIDNLKLQLKIVVDEKNQAIKLWQNATAMVEQLEGELRVYHENTEGLIPKSQLIQLKQSYEDKLNELQETVTRTKTKLEETINLKSKELQIKDKEITGTLQSQDNTFKIIKNLESEVLNLQQRLNDANGDKDQLEKSVRIKNEEMEALKNRVKECKAKVEEALHVVEAALNEKDAALLREAEAKEETARLSQTLSEFIDETDTKIKTIRTEHETQVEHLKQAFQTSQEMIKLKESEIENYARKCAFLETETEKLRKCGAYADDTGVSKILLLEKSFEGTFQKLLLSEKHNIQLKSEVDSIKSDIDNMSHYYERDINAREAEKSALKGEIKKLKMELDENLLKVSQSTETIDNLKEKMSAMELSFKEQIKETKSSFQQTCVEREVVESFHNQLVEELQEQLVSQTEINKKWRAETKNITEQLERIITELKTANNKMKQENRALNERLKEANLKMFEYRKFLEMISQDVTKITTITLPESTGECAS; translated from the exons ATGAAGCGGCTCTTAGGGATGTCACCG GCTGACCACGACACCATCAGGAGAGCTTTGAGCGAAAATACTCACCTGAGCGCTGAACTGAACAGGATTTTGTCTGACAGGGGTAGAGTTAGCGTGGAACACAAGTACAAAGATACCGATTTTATCGACAACTTGAAACTGCAACTCAAGATCGTGGTAGATGAGAAAAATCAAGCGATCAAGCTGTGGCAAAATGCCACCGCGATGGTTGAACAACTGGAAGGGGAACTCCGAGTATACCACGAAAACACGGAGGGGCTCATCCCCAAATCTCAACTAATACAA TTGAAACAGTCATACGAGGATAAACTGAACGAACTGCAAGAAACCGTGACCCGGACCAAGACCAAACTAGAAGAAACGATCAACTTGAAGTCCAAGGAGTTGCAAATCAAAGACAAAGAGATCACTGGGACGCTTCAAAGTCAAGACAACACCTTCAAGATAATCAAGAATCTTGAAAGCGAGGTCTTGAACCTTCAACAAAGACTGAACGATGCGAACGGAGACAAAGACCAGTTGGAAAAGAGTGTTAGGATCAAGAATGAAGAAATGGAGGCGCTCAAGAACAGGGTGAAGGAGTGCAAGGCGAAAGTCGAGGAGGCCTTGCATGTTGTGGAGGCGGCGTTGAACGAGAAGGACGCGGCGCTGCTGCGCGAGGCGGAAGCGAAAG AAGAAACAGCTCGACTGTCACAGACCTTGTCAGAGTTCATCGACGAGACCGACACGAAGATAAAAACGATCAGAACCGAGCACGAAACCCAAGTGGAACATTTGAAACAAGCGTTTCAAACCAGCCAAGAGATGATCAAGTTGAAAGAGTCGGAAATCGAGAACTACGCAAGAAAGTGCGCGTTCCTCGAGACCGAAACGGAAAAGCTCCGGAAATGCGGAGCCTACGCCGATGACACCGGAGTGTCGAAAATCTTGCTCTTGGAAAAGAGTTTCGAGGgcacttttcaaaaattg TTGCTTTCAGAGAAGCACAATATCCAGTTGAAGTCGGAAGTGGACTCGATCAAGAGCGACATAGACAACATGTCGCACTACTACGAGAGGGACATCAACGCCCGCGAGGCGGAAAAGTCGGCGCTGAAGGGGGAGATCAAGAAGTTGAAGATGGAGCTGGACGAGAATCTTCTGAAGGTGAGCCAAAGCACGGAGACGATCGACAACTTGAAGGAGAAGATGTCGGCGATGGAGTTGAGCTTCAAGGAGCAGATCAAAGAGACGAAGAGTtcttttcaacagacgtgcGTCGAGAGAGAGGTGGTGGAAAGTTTCCACAACCAGCTGGTTGAAGAGCTGCAAGAGCAACTGGTCTCGCAGACGGAAATCAATAAGAAGTGGCGAGCGGAGACGAAGAACATCACCGAACAGTTGGAAAGAATCATCACGGAATTGAAGACGGCCAACAACAAGATGAAACAAGAGAACAGAGCGCTTAACGAGAGACTGAAAGAAGCCAACTTGAAGATGTTCGAATATCGGAAATTCCTGGAGATGATCTCGCAGGACGTAACCAAGATCACAACCATAACCTTGCCCGAGAGCACCGGTGAGTGCGCCAGCTGA
- the lsn gene encoding vacuolar-sorting protein SNF8 has translation MRRRAGLGAIQKHKLEQEKYKDKGNEIQENQFEQMTKQLEVFKVNLEEFATKHKNEIRKNPEFRRQFQEMCASIGVDPLSSGKGFWSVLGIGDFYYELAVQIVEVCLATNHKTGGLISLTELRTRLVNARGKGKQHQDITQDDLIRAAQKLKIFGSGFTVVPVGKGQYMVQSIPGELSMDHTAVLQQVTHSSQAFVSVGYLKRELGWEEERARKAVDHMVDQGLAWVDLQNPHEKLYYFPSLFNACIDSSS, from the coding sequence ATGAGGCGCAGGGCCGGCCTAGGGGCCATCCAAAAGCACAAGTTGGAGCAGGAAAAGTACAAAGACAAAGGTAACGAGATCCAAGAGAACCAGTTCGAGCAGATGACGAAGCAGTTGGAAGTGTTCAAAGTGAACCTGGAGGAGTTCGCGACGAAGCACAAGAACGAAATCCGCAAGAACCCCGAGTTCCGTCGCCAGTTCCAAGAGATGTGTGCGAGCATAGGAGTCGACCCGCTCTCCTCGGGCAAAGGCTTCTGGTCGGTGTTGGGAATCGGCGATTTTTATTACGAATTGGCGGTACAAATAGTGGAGGTGTGCTTGGCCACGAACCACAAAACCGGCGGCCTGATCAGTTTGACAGAACTACGAACGAGACTGGTCAACGCGCGGGGCAAAGGCAAACAGCACCAGGACATCACGCAAGACGACTTGATCCGCGCCGCGCAGAAGCTGAAGATCTTCGGAAGCGGCTTCACGGTGGTGCCCGTCGGCAAAGGGCAGTACATGGTGCAGTCGATCCCTGGGGAGCTGAGCATGGACCACACTGCCGTTTTGCAACAGGTGACGCACTCGAGTCAGGCGTTTGTGTCTGTGGGATACTTGAAGAGGGAGCTGGGGTGGGAGGAGGAGCGGGCGAGGAAAGCCGTGGATCACATGGTGGACCAGGGGCTGGCGTGGGTGGATTTACAAAATCCCCATGAGAAATTATACTACTTTCCTAGTTTGTTTAATGCTTGTATTGATTCTTCGAGTTAA
- the dos gene encoding protein daughter of sevenless: MARSGQEVVCEGWLTKSPPTKRIWRARWRRRWFSLRHSGEIPDQYILTYYADRNCRKLKGYINLDDCEQVDLGLKLDERKLKFDHVFDIKTPTRTYYLAADSEGEMKSWVDCICQVCGLKSTSDEEDLQIPKSDPIDIDIVYCEEKDDKSIVPSSNNETPPVSPVSTSPYIPISECITGKTPILTAQDFKALLQQNMKNAFFKSESTHTNQTYGISQRNYFNYVNDMQDPRFYDSPRVLSPNQDAENKKNKNNSPLQSPTDTESVFTDDDMPDVNVVVKQKFTKSKMQECNNKVAAPPRPPKSVHVAPSTYINLNVQTPLINKYESGEEEKKPPTGVVTDDMYDFPRSHQMSEAEAVRNKLMRRHCYNNAAPVKIEGQIFRYDISPKPSTSTNQIFKYDTDDVADEPASPLSQSSSTTAYSNLPSPLLTESQLMPPPIVNRDLKPKRKLSDSLSSSSNPEPSSPRGAPSVDRKLKPPTPLQEAHNRKVKPSPTLVPSLDESKCGPSPTGRRRNEDNPRAAPSPTPPGLGRSHESLLSQTNQEEQIYHYLPGKMQYLDLDLDCGPSNLSTGTNTMPAKSSGANTVYKKVDFEKTEAFNLTRNNLEKERKEPTTFLKK, from the exons ATGGCCAGAAGTGGACAAGAGGTGGTTTGTGAGGGTTGGCTGACCAAGTCTCCACCCACGAAACGGATCTGGCGGGCG AGGTGGCGACGACGATGGTTCTCATTAAGACATTCCGGAGAGATTCCAGACCAATACATACTAACCTATTATGCAGACAGAAACTGCAGAAAACTGAAAGGCTACATAAATTTAGACGACTGCGAACAGGTCGACTTGGGATTGAAACTCGACGAACGCAAACTGAAATTCGACCATGTCTTTGACATCAAGACTCCGACACGTACTTATTATCTAGCCGCTGATTCCGAAGGCGAGATGAAGTCGTGGGTCGACTGCATCTGCCAAGTGTGCGGCCTCAAATCGACCAGCGACGAGGAGGACC TGCAAATCCCCAAGAGCGACCCGATCGACATTGACATTGTCTACTGTGAAGAAAAAGACGACAAGAGTATTGTACCTAGTTCAAATAATGAAACCCCACCAGTATCACCTGTTAGTACTAGTCCATATATACCCATTTCCGAATGCATTACAGGGAAGACGCCGATTTTGACGGCGCAA gacTTTAAAGCGCTACTGCAACAGAACATGAAAAACGCCTTCTTCAAGTCGGAATCGACGCACACCAATCAGACTTACGGCATTTCACAACGAAACTATTTCAATTACGTGAACGACATGCAGGACCCCCGATTCTACGACAGTCCGCGGGTCCTGTCCCCGAATCAGGACGCCGAGAACAAgaagaacaaaaacaattcGCCCCTGCAGAGTCCCACCGATACGGAGAGCGTCTTCACCGACGACGACATGCCCGACGTGAACGTCGTCGTGAAGCAGAAATTCACGAAAAGCAAGATGCAAGAGTGCAACAATAAAGTTGCGGCGCCACCGAGGCCACCCAAGTCGGTCCACGTGGCGCCCTCTACCTACATCAACTTGAACGTGCAGACGCCGCTCATCAACAAGTATGA GAGCGGAGAGGAGGAGAAGAAGCCGCCGACGGGGGTGGTGACCGACGACATGTACGACTTCCCGCGGTCGCACCAGATGAGCGAGGCCGAAGCCGTGCGCAACAAGCTGATGCGGCGGCACTGCTACAACAACGCGGCCCCCGTCAAGATCGAGGGTCAAATCTTCCGCTACGACATCTCCCCCAAGCCCTCCACCAGCACGAATCAAATCTTCAAGTACGACACGGACGACGTGGCCGACGAGCCGGCCTCCCCACTGTCCCAAAGCTCTTCGACCACCGCCTACTCGAACCTCCCCAGTCCGCTGTTGACCGAGAGCCAACTGATGCCGCCCCCGATCGTCAACAGAGACCTGAAGCCCAAGCGGAAGTTGTCGGATTCGCTGTCGTCCTCCTCGAATCCGGAACCGTCGTCGCCGAGGGGCGCGCCGTCGGTCGACAGAAAGCTGAAGCCACCCACGCCGTTACAG GAGGCCCACAACCGCAAGGTCAAACCGAGTCCGACGCTGGTGCCGAGTCTGGACGAGTCCAAGTGCGGGCCGAGCCCGACCGGCAGGAGGAGGAACGAGGACAACCCCAGGGCGGCGCCGAGTCCGACCCCGCCGGGGCTGGGCCGCTCCCACGAGAGTCTGCTCTCGCAGACCAACCAAGAGGAACAGATCTATCACTACCTGCCCGGAAAGATGCAGTACCTGGATCTGGACCTGGACTGCGGACCCTCGAATCTGTCCACGGGCACGAATACGATGCCGGCGAAGTCGTCAGGTGCTAATACCGTCTACAAGAAGGTCGATTTTGAGAAAACCGAAGCATTTAATCTCACGAGGAACAACCTGGAGAAAGAGCGCAAGGAACCTACTACCTTTCTGAAAAAGTGA